The following proteins are co-located in the Salvelinus sp. IW2-2015 linkage group LG36, ASM291031v2, whole genome shotgun sequence genome:
- the LOC111959288 gene encoding EF-hand calcium-binding domain-containing protein 4B: MLDNTQVAMQLWDTAGQERYRSITNQFFRKADGVVVMYDVTLLDSFKAVRPWLINVQEAAGVGIPILLLGNKMDATSEREVPLKDAETLAHDTRVIFYEVSAYTGYNVTEAMIHLARVLKEQEDRVRDTFVLLEALPIKKKACCK; encoded by the coding sequence ATGCTGGACAACACCCAGGTAGCCATGCAGCTGTGGGACACGGCCGGGCAGGAGAGGTACCGCAGCATCACCAATCAGTTCTTCCGTAAGGCAGACGGCGTGGTGGTCATGTACGACGTGACGTTGCTGGACAGCTTCAAGGCCGTGCGACCCTGGCTCATCAACGTACAGGAAGCTGCGGGAGTGGGCATTCCCATCCTGCTCCTGGGCAACAAGATGGATGCGACGTCCGAGAGGGAGGTACCACTTAAAGATGCAGAGACGCTGGCCCACGACACCCGTGTGATATTCTATGAGGTCAGTGCTTACACCGGCTACAACGTGACAGAGGCCATGATCCACCTGGCCAGAGTGCTGAAAGAGCAGGAGGATCGGGTGAGAGACACGTTTGTCTTATTGGAGGCCCTGCCCATCAAGAAGAAAGCCTGCTGCAAGtaa